The Rosa rugosa chromosome 1, drRosRugo1.1, whole genome shotgun sequence genomic sequence TCAAATACAATCTTTAGCATCGCATTGCATCAAACCAACCAAACCAATTCATATGTGAAAATGTTTTGTGATTGCATCAGTATTTCAACCAAATGAGTGAAAACCCTCTCCTACGTCACATGGGAATGCAAGTACTCTTGGATTAAAACCAAAACCATTTGTTCTGTTCCACCATAAATCCTAATAGTTTGGAGTTTTAGAATatcatcaaaaataaataaataaataaaccaaTTCATAACTAAAACTCATTTCCAGTTTGACTATAGGTATCAGGACTGCAAACCACACTATACCGAATAACTACCGAAAATGCACTGTCAATACTAGCAGATCTACAAGCAACACTTTACACCAGCATTTCAAACCTAGCATTTGTGAATGCAGAACATTCAATCAAATTCTAATATCCCATACAGATACAGAAATCCAATTAAACATAAATTACAAGATGCAATACACCAAGTTCGCCTAAATTTACAGCATCATTAGTCAGAAATTTAACAGATctaaccaaaacaaaaccaaacaagtGCTCTGTATCGCATAGACCAAGAGAAACCCTAGATCCGTCCACAAAATCACAAATCCAACTTCATCCAGCAAATCACAGACAAATTACTTAAAATCAGTCACCAATTCCGTCAATGTACAACAAATAGCACCAATATAGCACCAAAAACCCTAGATCCAGCAGAAAATGAAGCAGATCTACAAACCACGAGTCCGATTTCGGAAACAAAAACGCATCATAGGCCTAGATCTAGCCAAATCGGAGCCGCGAAACGAAGAGAAACAGTACCTGAATTCCATGCTCGAGGCAGTAAAGCTCCCAGCAGGCGTTTCCGACCTGAATACCGGCCTGACCGATGTGGATCGAAATGCACTCCCTCATTTTCGGTTGAAGACGAACTGACGGCGAAGATTTGACGGAGAAATGAGGTCGGGATCGGAGAGAGAAGCAGAGACGGAGAGAACCAAAACGGGGCGTTTATTAAGACGCCTGAGGTGGAAGAGAAGGCAATGATGGGGTAGCCTATCGTTGGGTTGGGGTTTTTATAAGAGGGATTAGGAGCGGGAAGGATTTTCTTAACCGCGGTTAAACTACAGCGGTGAATAGTTAATTTTTTTGGCTGGCGTGAGGGGGATTGCACGTTGGAAGGTGATTTTACCTTTTACGGTTTTATATTTAACCGCGGTCCTTGTTTCACGGGACGGTTTTAATTTTCGGctaaattcaaattttgaaatggtTTTTTATTTAAAAGTTTGAACCAAACGacggaaaaggaaaaaaaggctTCAAAGCGACGTCGAATGGTATCTGCCGACTGCACGTGGAAGCACGTGCTTTAAGAACTCAAAGTTACAAAGCAAAACTGCAAAAGTGATAGACTGATTTACTGTGGGGCTTGACACTCCCGAGAACATTTCCAATATTTTTaatacaccttttttttttttttttttcttttgagataTGATATTTATATTAACACTAGGCAGAAGGCCCGCGCGGTGCTGCGGGTATACTATTGATATGGTTGAATTTTACATTAAAACTACATTGCAAATATGTTGGATATAGTAAAACTATATTACACATTGTTTTACGTTATAGATatattacattgaaacacaTTGTTCTACGTTATAGATATATTACATTGAAACTACATTACAGGGAGATGTTAAAGGCTATAGATGCTAACCAAAAATCTGGTGCCTTTTGCAGATTGCAAATGTGGTATTTAGCCAGATTTCCAAAAATATGCATGCTAACCAAGTAGTTGTTTATGTACATTGTGCCAAAAATGGTTAGGCTTGGCCGAAACATGTGAAGACAGGTAGCATTTACATGAAGTCTTCCGATGAGTCTCCAAATGAGTCTTCAAGTGAATTTGTAAGGATGTCAGCCCTGCAGTAGATGAAAGTGACATAAGAGTTGTATATGGTAAATTTTGTGATTAGTGTAAACATTATAGGTGAAAGTAACTGTGCTCACattttgagatttttggttgGATTGCTTGTTGGACGATTgaatgttcctttttttttgttgttgaaacTTTGTCAGCTTGAGGGCTGGATGTTGTCGGCTGTTGAGCTCGAGGGCTGAATTCTCTGTGTTGGATTCAGTCCACGAATATCTTCATGGATTCCCTTGACAATCACGTTTTGTGCAGTGCCTATTTCAAGTTCCAGGAGTTTGATTTGGCCCTCTATTCGGAGAATTTCTGGTGGTAGTATATTTGGATTGTCAAGATTTTTGTTGAGGATGAGGTCCTCACATGTCGTACCAAATAGTTCTTCCGCCTGTTTCCCCTTTATGATGGCTGATGCCTCATCAGTCTCATCATTTATCAATGCAGTTACTATGAATctggagaaagagaaaaaagaaaacaaaatttgcaTTAGGGTCAGTAACTGAAGCTAGTATTACGGAGAAAAATTTATAGTGGTGTTTAAAATTTTACTTAATACAGCAAAGTACACAAACATTGACAAAGCTGCAATGCTATATCTTCATCAAAATTCGCAGAATGATATATGGAAAATAATGACGTGACTGATATCTATGCCAGTATTCACAAAAGATGCAAAATAGTTTAATTGAGAAGTTCATGACAATtggaaaccaaaatcaaatataGAAGGGAGTTTCAGATGTGATGGGAAGTGATGAGGCATAGGACACATGAATTGGCTCAATTGTTGTTGAACTTCTTCATTTGTACAACTGCAAagcgaaaaaataaaaaattgagaaTGTCAAACTTTAGTCTACAGTATAAACTTTGTTTTCATTCCTCATTACATATTTGTGTTTAGCAGTCATAAGTATTCCATGAAAGATGAAATCTGCACCCTTATTAACTTGGAATTTCTATTCTGAAAGTTTAGTGGAGTAATGAATTAATTATGTTGATAGTTAAGCAGCATGAAAGTTAGTACGTTACCTGTAAAGAGGTTGCTGCATATCATGTTCTGCACAGATTAGTAATTGGCTTTGTGGCTTTTTCCTCATTTCCTTGAAGCATTTTGGGCAAGCCAAATAGAACCACCTTTCTTCTGGCACAAATTTGCCTATTTTCGCTGTGCAATATACAGTTTTATTCTGTAATGTAAAGCAGAAACAAAACATTAGAATGACATCGTATTTGTATATAGGTGAAGTGAGAATAATTGTTTTTATTGGTTATTAATTAGGAGTGTAAATTGTTTACCTTATAGTTGTTTGGATCACAGATGTTTAAATCTGAGACAGACATCTGTTTGACAGCCTGTAACTCTGCCGGAGTCCTTGGTTGTTTGGGTCGGGTTGATAAGATGTGTGTAGCATGATGAGGTTCGCCAAAGCTGTGTTTACATACTAAACTAATTAATTCTCTAGAGACGTCAGGGAAAGAAATTTCATTTGAAGTGATAGAATACAGATGAAACAAAAAATGACATGGAACAGGTTTCAAACTTGCAAAGATAATAAATTTTGTGTAAAGATGAGAAATTGTATGCTTACTATTGTTTGTAGTCCTCAGACTCCTTCATATCCGGATTCAGGAAAAAGAAAGTGTTCCCTGTGTTTGATAGTGCAATTTTGTCTGCAATATGAAAGTAGTTGAAGTAGCTTGTAAAGAAGCGGCTGATTTCATATATATTTCCTTGGACAATGTTGGATGCCAGTAGTTCGCAGTTCCCTTGTCTTATGAATCCATGGATTGCATCATTCTAAttgtaaaatataaaaatttaatgtTCTTGTTGCCTAATTTAGTAATCAGAAATGAAATAGGGTATTAAGTATCTTACCATTTCATCCACCAATATAAATTGGAGGCCTTCATTTTTTTCCACAGGTTTGTATTTTTTTGATTCCCAATGCCTGCATACACTGACTCTGATTTGGATGTTGTTTTGGCATGGTTCAATGTCACGAATTCGAACAGTGCGTATTGCCATGAGTTCCTGCACACATTTGGTTTAAATGTTAGTATTTGGTATCAATGTTTATATGAGTGTTGTTAGCCTCATGGAAAATTTAATGACAATACAGATTGCTTTTCATGGTCATAATAGATACAAAAATATAAGTATGTTGCTGAATTATAGGTAGCAATTAAATGAAATATATGAAGTCCCAATATGTATTATTATAAAAAACTCATAGCAGTATGATTGCTTCAATATTATTTAACTTTACAGGAAGTAAATAGATATCTACTTGGTGGTTGGCTAACGAACTGAGCAAGATGATTATATAAAGAGCCTTAGTAATTTTCTgttcagaaaatcagaaaattgaaaataagaaagaaagcTAAATGGTCAAAAGCCATACTCTATAGAGTGAAATTTATATAATGACATTATTGCAGGTTTTTTGTCTATCTACATATGTAATTGCTGAACTCATTTAATTGTTAGGTGTTCTTATAGTCTAATCAATGCTGCGTCATTCTAGCAACAAAAACTGAAGTTATACACAATTAACTTCTCATTTCACAGCTGATTGTCTCTTTGAACCATATggatatgaatatgtatttctCTATCCACAATTCAAAATGCACACTAATAGCCATGAACTCAGAAAAGCAAGCAATACTCAGCTTTGAAAAGACACAGTGCAAGAAGAAGCAATACCTTTATTGGCTTTGATGATTTTCTCCCTGTCTCCTCTCCAATTAGAAGGCTCCAGAAGCAAGAAAGAAGAGATTCTAGACAGAACACAGATCGAAGTGATTACTATGAGAGATTTTAAAATATGAGAAGATATTATTTTAATTGAATTGTCTTTCAAAAAAAGCAAgatattattttaaaaaaagcATAGGAAATATCACATTAGGTGATGTAGAAGCAAAATGCAAAAGCAAACGCGCACCTTGGATCTGCAAAAGCACTGAAGTTGCTCTTTACCCAAAAACTACACCACATTGTTGATAAAAACAAAGATGAACACAACAGAATCCATAGAGTTCGTTTGATGAAAACAAAGCTCTCCCAATAAGCTCAAAACAACTCCATGGTCTCCACCTCCGTAAAATTGgttagtttttactttttagttgtgttcatgaaaaacacaaaaccccCAAGCACCCAAAACAGATAAAACCCAGATGATATTCGAGGCTTTAGAGTCCAAATTAGCTCTGAAATTAAGATCAAAGCCACCCACACCTTGAACACAGACATTAATATCACACAATCAATGATCCCAAAAAACCCAATTGGCTAAACATCTCTTATTTCATACCAATTATGCAAGATTGAAAACACACTGCGCACCAAACGAAAATAATATTAAGCTCTACATATTGACTGTCGTAGAGACAGCTATATGGAAATTCAACCACTTGAACAATGAGTTATCAAAGACTTAACTGAAGAAGTAATAGAGTTGAAGTGAAACTCATTGTCCAAGTGATTGAATTCGCATATACCTGTGATAAATCATTGAAAGATTCTGTTGAAGCTAAATTGCAGGTAAAAACCTAAACCTCTGGCCTAAATTAATGGATACAAATTGACATAGAAAGCAAATAGAAAGGAATATATAGATGAATTGTATAAGAAGTGGAAATGGTAGCAATCAAACAGCAGGCTAGATGGCTCTATGCATGCGAGTAGCTGCTTAGAATAAGAGTACAGGAAGAAGAAGTGTGATTACCTTTCTTGGTATGAGCTCCGTCGCGTCTCTGTTTCCAGGTGAGAGCTGAATTGAGCGGTTTATTTTGGAAGCGTTTGTTAAAGGTCATATGTGTAGAGTGATTGAATTATACGTGTAAGAGCTGGTGAAGGTGTTGCAGATACGTGTAAGCACTGGTGAACGTTGTGGTGATACGTGTAAGGAATCCTTTTTTTGCTGGATACGTGTGGTGAACGTTGTGGTGATACAGATCATGCAGACAACCCAAAGTTCCCAAACAAACACCTTTCTATCTCTCTCAGAGCATCTGTTTCTGCTGAAACGAAGGCACGCGATACATGAAGGAGTGGTGGTATCTCAGCAAAGCAACAGGTGGCCTATGCAATTCCTATAAACAAAGAAGGGCAAAAAGGTGTTGCCACTGTTCATTTCGTTTGTCGTCACTCCGTTTGCGCTTTGAGTTCCTGCACACATTTGGTTTAAATGTTAGTATTTGGTATCAATGTTTATATGAGTGTTGTTAGCCTCATGGAAAATTTAATGACAATACAGATTGCTTTTCATGGTCATAATAGATACAAAAATATAAGTATGTTGCTGAATTATAGGTAGCAATTAAATGAAATATATGAAGTCCCAATATGTATTATTATAAAAAACTCATAGCAGTATGATTGCTTCAATATTATTTAACTTTACAGGAAGTAAATAGATATCTACTTGGTGGTTGGCTAACGAACTGAGCAAGATGATTATATAAAGAGCCTTAGTAATTTTCTgttcagaaaatcagaaaattgaaaataagaaagaaagcTAAATGGTCAAAAGCCATACTCTATAGAGTGAAATTTATATAATGACATTATTGCAGGTTTTTTGTCTATCTACATATGTAATTGCTGAACTCATTTAATTGTTAGGTGTTCTTATAGTCTAATCAATGCTGCGTCATTCTAGCAACAAAAACTGAAGTTATACACAATTAACTTCTCATTTCACAGCTGATTGTCTCTTTGAACCATATggatatgaatatgtatttctCTATCCACAATTCAAAATGCACACTAATAGCCATGAACTCAGAAAAGCAAGCAATACTCAGCTTTGAAAAGACACAGTGCAAGAAGAAGCAATACCTTTATTGGCTTTGATGATTTT encodes the following:
- the LOC133727488 gene encoding uncharacterized protein LOC133727488 isoform X1, with the protein product MAIRTVRIRDIEPCQNNIQIRVSVCRHWESKKYKPVEKNEGLQFILVDEMNDAIHGFIRQGNCELLASNIVQGNIYEISRFFTSYFNYFHIADKIALSNTGNTFFFLNPDMKESEDYKQYFGEPHHATHILSTRPKQPRTPAELQAVKQMSVSDLNICDPNNYKNKTVYCTAKIGKFVPEERWFYLACPKCFKEMRKKPQSQLLICAEHDMQQPLYRFIVTALINDETDEASAIIKGKQAEELFGTTCEDLILNKNLDNPNILPPEILRIEGQIKLLELEIGTAQNVIVKGIHEDIRGLNPTQRIQPSSSTADNIQPSS
- the LOC133727488 gene encoding uncharacterized protein LOC133727488 isoform X2: MAIRTVRIRDIEPCQNNIQIRVSVCRHWESKKYKPVEKNEGLQFILVDEMNDAIHGFIRQGNCELLASNIVQGNIYEISRFFTSYFNYFHIADKIALSNTGNTFFFLNPDMKESEDYKQYFGEPHHATHILSTRPKQPRTPAELQAVKQMSVSDLNICDPNNYKNKTVYCTAKIGKFVPEERWFYLACPKCFKEMRKKPQSQLLICAEHDMQQPLYSCTNEEVQQQLSQFMCPMPHHFPSHLKLPSIFDFGFQLS